The following are encoded in a window of Amaranthus tricolor cultivar Red isolate AtriRed21 chromosome 2, ASM2621246v1, whole genome shotgun sequence genomic DNA:
- the LOC130805655 gene encoding uncharacterized protein LOC130805655: MLARNLTAAFSKQLRAVINYTPTQQRVLEDMAEKIKNLRERIEPHQEIPNRRNKKRRERSRTRTSLSRSDPQDGVSKSASQDARTYLESKKQKASESVQSLVNRRRQEREKAQLAGSSHPMSPVTMPRNEVEVNNLPKDHTPIISPLASEVLSTPNPGKIKIPNMTVFDGTSCPEEHLMAYKNLMVLHTTNPSLWCKFFPTTLTGVALTWYTSLPGGSIHNFAQLEGKFLGHFVASRRQEKSNFHLLSITQLEGESISSYLKKFHEAVLEVTDLEESVALNALINGMKAQRLKFQLVESQVKTYAEAMKQCQSYVTASEICQAHDPKRRKSEK, from the exons atgctagcacgaaacctcactgccgctTTCTCTAAACAACTCCGTGCCGTCATAAATTATACTCCCACCCAACAACGAGTATTAGAAGACATGGCggagaaaataaaaaacttgcgggaacgaatcgaaccccacCAGGAGATACCGaa tagacgcaataagaAAAGGCGGGAGAGATCGAGAACCCGCACGAGTCTTAGCAGGAGTGATCCACAAGATGGAGTGTCTAAGTCCGCCTCTCAAGATGCCCGAACCTACCTAGAAAGCAAAAAGCAAAAGGCCTCCGAAAGCGTCCAATCGCTGGTGAATAGAAGGAGGCAAGAGAGGGAGAAGGCACAGCTCGCAGGATCTAGCCATCCCATGAGTCCTGTAACCATGCCACGGAATGAGGTCGAGGTAAATAACCTCCCGAAAGATCATACGCCAATAATCTCCCCGTTGGCTTCAGAAGTACTAAGTACCCCCAACCCGGggaaaataaaaatcccaaacatGACAGTATTCGACGGCACGTCATGCCCCGAAGAACACTTGATGGCCTACAAAAATTTGATGGTGCTGCACACTACCAACCCATCCTTGTGGTGtaaattcttcccaactactcttacTGGAGTAGCCTTGAcatggtacacctcccttccgGGAGGAAGTATCCATAACTTTGCCCAATTAGAAGGCAAATTCCTGGGTCATTTTGTGGCATCCAGGAGGCAGGAGAAATCCAACTTCCATCTGCTTAGCATAACGCAACTGGAAGGGGAATCCATATCATCTTACTTGAAAAAATTCCATGAGGCCGTACTGGAGGTGACGGATCTGGAAGAATCAGTCGCCTTGAATGCcctgatcaacggaatgaaggcgcAGAGattgaagttccagttggtcgaaagTCAGGTGAAGACATATGCAGAAGCCATGAAGCAATGTCAAAGCTATGTCACCGCCTCCGAAATATGCCAGGCACACGACCCGAAAAGGCGAAAATCCGAAAAGTGA